In Erigeron canadensis isolate Cc75 chromosome 1, C_canadensis_v1, whole genome shotgun sequence, a single window of DNA contains:
- the LOC122584557 gene encoding probable pectinesterase/pectinesterase inhibitor 51, which translates to MVSYMATHHHHHILIYLLVLIIVVSHVQSSNPWSSSAVIKEACKSTRFPTSCQLSLIKSGLVSPDHSTPFQVLQSALSVSSNNLEKTRFMIHNILNYSKNKEKNHTTITTTQLCLDVLSYSAYRLKTAEKLFQHVVRIKDARAWTSAALSYQFDCLSGLKKVHQTQMVSKTCSFMNNTLLSSTSNALSMMMSYQEFGNITELWRSPKTEREGFWESLGDGSGTSGHKPGVPGGLKANVTVCKGRGVCTYEKVQTAINAAPDNLARGEHFVIGIREGVYEEIVRVGFAKRNVVLIGDGMGKTVITGSLSVGKLGITTYDTATVGVVGDGFMARHLTIQNTAGPDAHQAVAFRSDSDLSVIENCEFIGNQDTLYAHSLRQLYKFCVIQGNVDFIFGNSASIFHKCTILIRPRQLDPEKGDNSVISAHGRSDPAQTTGFVFQECILSGTNEYIEMYRKNPQAHQTFLGRPWKEYSRSVFIKCEMDAIVSPLGWMRWDGDFALKTLYFGEFGNFGLGSNTSARVWWSSRTPPAHVYAYSMHNFIQADEWVC; encoded by the exons ATGGTCTCATATATGGCCACTCATCATCACCACCATATCCTAATCTACTTATTAGTCCTCATTATCGTAGTCTCCCATGTCCAATCTTCAAATCCATGGTCATCTTCCGCGGTTATCAAAGAGGCTTGCAAGTCCACAAGGTTCCCGACATCATGTCAACTTTCACTCATCAAATCCGGTCTCGTTTCACCAGATCATTCCACCCCTTTTCAAGTACTACAATCCGCCTTGTCCGTCTCTTCTAATAACCTTGAAAAAACTAGATTCATGATTcacaatattttaaattattcaaaaaataaagaaaaaaaccacACTACTATTACTACAACTCAACTTTGCCTAGATGTACTTAGTTACTCTGCATATCGTCTAAAAACAGCCGAAAAATTATTCCAACATGTTGTTCGTATAAAAGATGCACGTGCTTGGACTAGTGCAGCCTTGAGTTACCAATTCGATTGTTTGTCTGGACTAAAGAAAGTTCACCAGACACAAATGGTGTCAAAAACATGTTCGTTTATGAACAACACATTGTTGTCATCCACGAGTAATGCATTGAGCATGATGATGTCATACCAAGAATTTGGGAACATTACTGAATTATGGAGAAGTCCTAAGACGGAGAGGGAAGGGTTTTGGGAGAGTCTGGGTGATGGATCTGGAACCTCGGGTCATAAACCCGGGGTTCCTGGAGGTTTAAAGGCAAATGTGACTGTTTGCAAAGGTCGTGGTGTTTGTACTTATGAGAAAGTACAAACTGCCATAAATGCGGCCCCGGATAACCTTGCTCGGGGCGAGCATTTTGTGATTGGTATCAGGGAAGGTGTTTACGAAGAAATTGTACGTGTTGGGTTTGCAAAAAGGAATGTGGTCTTGATTGGGGATGGAATGGGTAAAACGGTAATTACGGGTTCCTTGAGTGTCGGTAAGCTTGGAATAACTACTTACGACACAGCCACTGTAG GAGTTGTTGGTGATGGTTTTATGGCAAGACATCTAACCATTCAAAACACAGCCGGCCCGGATGCTCATCAAGCAGTAGCTTTCCGGTCAGACAGTGATTTATCCGTGATTGAAAATTGCGAATTCATTGGTAACCAAGATACTCTTTACGCTCATTCGCTTCGTCAGCTTTACAAATTTTGCGTCATTCAAGGAAATGTTGACTTCATTTTTGGCAACTCTGCATCTATCTTTCATAAATGCACCATTCTCATTCGCCCACGCCAGCTTGACCCGGAGAAAGGTGACAATAGTGTCATATCTGCACATGGGCGGTCTGACCCGGCCCAAACCACTGGGTTCGTGTTCCAGGAATGTATTCTCAGTGGCACGAATGAATACATTGAAATGTATAGGAAAAATCCTCAGGCTCATCAGACGTTTCTTGGGAGGCCATGGAAAGAGTATTCGAGGAGTGTTTTTATCAAGTGTGAAATGGATGCAATTGTTTCGCCACTTGGGTGGATGCGTTGGGATGGTGATTTTGCGTTGAAAACGCTTTACTTTGGAGAGTTTGGTAACTTTGGGTTGGGGTCTAATACGTCCGCAAGAGTGTGGTGGAGTAGCAGGACTCCACCCGCTCATGTTTATGCATACTCGATGCATAATTTTATTCAAGCTGACGAATGGGTATGCTAA